One bacterium genomic window carries:
- a CDS encoding carboxypeptidase regulatory-like domain-containing protein translates to MPALLLLLLLPLLALAQPDTTWSRGLKLGDRAFLYDAVLVDDTVIVACGYSQYGTGQAANFDYLLTAYTTSGDSLYARPYLATENDEALEGIVHLGGDTVVACGWSGNGHSIDLMAFSVESGDLFWQRSYAPSSGLCKGRDLIILADGRLAAVGYGLPNGEQRSDAWLVVCDRNGDSLWSQFYGDGGTDIGNSLIQLPSDQLRLVGITRESQFTDYDQWTQLINLDGTPVGSPVQFGTAENDYCYNVNRAPDGATWLIGRGGPNSGGYGYVTILPVSGTPVNRTYSSTGFTDQFRAALPWFGGMLFVGRSGDDPTVTTFLMRAVNDNNQTIWVWRYGAESSEAGFYNVIPLPDGAAIAVGAMAMEGDTADVRGYLLRIAPPAGIRGTVVGQSTGDPVSGAQVRVVGEQRFAWTDEQGEFRLDLAAGMHDVMVTGYCTEADTAFGILVQDNDLTEVNFSVGEPVYGMRPSSVNIIAQNRITGGGEIFFENAGTGTMSYTVEADAVAPEGSWIAVNPTAGTLLPGETAFIEIVVNADTTDNGVFEFIGELTLRSNACPDTLLELPILVTVLDAPETAGLPTAFRLSPAFPNPFNGSTRVTLELPQETPVSLEVFNLNGQQVLSLLNDRLPAGNHNISINLADFGAGLYFLRARVLEDVAVQKLLFVK, encoded by the coding sequence ATGCCTGCACTGCTGCTTTTGTTGCTGTTGCCCCTGCTGGCCTTGGCCCAGCCCGATACCACCTGGTCCCGTGGCCTGAAGCTCGGCGACCGCGCTTTCCTGTACGACGCCGTTCTGGTTGACGACACCGTCATCGTGGCCTGCGGCTACAGTCAATACGGTACCGGACAGGCAGCCAATTTTGACTATCTGCTGACGGCTTACACGACGTCCGGTGACTCCCTCTACGCCCGACCCTATCTCGCGACCGAGAACGACGAGGCTCTCGAAGGCATCGTCCATCTCGGCGGTGATACCGTGGTGGCCTGTGGCTGGAGCGGCAACGGCCATTCGATTGACCTCATGGCCTTCTCTGTGGAATCCGGCGATCTATTCTGGCAGCGCAGCTACGCTCCCAGCAGCGGACTCTGCAAAGGCCGCGATCTTATCATCTTGGCGGACGGCCGATTGGCTGCAGTCGGATACGGCCTGCCTAACGGCGAACAGCGCTCCGACGCGTGGCTGGTCGTTTGTGACCGCAACGGTGACTCACTTTGGAGTCAGTTCTATGGTGACGGTGGTACAGACATTGGCAATTCGCTGATTCAGCTCCCGTCCGATCAACTCCGCCTCGTCGGTATCACCCGCGAGTCGCAATTTACGGACTACGATCAATGGACGCAGTTGATCAACCTCGATGGCACCCCGGTCGGCTCGCCTGTGCAGTTTGGCACGGCTGAAAACGACTACTGCTACAACGTTAACCGCGCACCCGATGGCGCCACTTGGCTCATCGGCCGCGGCGGTCCAAACTCAGGTGGATATGGTTACGTAACCATCTTGCCCGTGTCGGGAACGCCGGTCAACCGCACGTACTCGTCAACCGGGTTCACCGACCAATTCCGGGCCGCTCTGCCTTGGTTCGGCGGCATGCTGTTCGTCGGACGCTCGGGCGACGATCCGACCGTCACCACGTTCCTCATGCGCGCCGTCAATGACAATAATCAGACCATCTGGGTCTGGCGCTACGGGGCCGAATCGAGCGAGGCCGGCTTCTACAATGTCATACCCTTGCCTGACGGAGCGGCGATTGCCGTGGGAGCCATGGCGATGGAGGGCGACACGGCGGATGTGCGCGGCTACCTTCTGCGCATTGCACCGCCGGCTGGCATTCGCGGTACCGTTGTCGGCCAATCAACCGGGGATCCTGTGAGTGGGGCGCAAGTGCGCGTCGTCGGCGAACAACGCTTCGCATGGACCGACGAACAGGGCGAATTCCGTCTCGATTTGGCCGCCGGAATGCATGATGTCATGGTCACCGGTTATTGCACCGAAGCCGATACGGCCTTCGGTATCCTCGTCCAGGACAATGATCTCACCGAGGTCAACTTCTCAGTGGGCGAGCCCGTCTACGGCATGCGCCCGTCCAGCGTCAATATAATCGCCCAGAACCGGATTACCGGCGGCGGCGAAATTTTCTTTGAGAATGCCGGAACCGGAACGATGTCCTACACGGTCGAAGCGGATGCGGTGGCCCCGGAAGGCAGTTGGATCGCCGTGAACCCCACGGCCGGGACGCTCCTCCCCGGCGAAACGGCCTTCATCGAAATCGTTGTCAACGCCGATACCACTGATAACGGCGTCTTTGAGTTCATTGGCGAGCTGACGCTTAGAAGCAATGCCTGCCCGGACACCCTGCTCGAATTGCCCATTCTGGTCACCGTCCTCGACGCACCCGAAACCGCTGGCCTGCCAACAGCATTCCGACTTTCACCCGCCTTCCCCAACCCGTTCAACGGCTCCACACGCGTCACCCTCGAATTGCCGCAGGAAACCCCGGTCAGTCTGGAAGTGTTTAACTTGAACGGGCAGCAGGTCCTGTCGCTGCTCAATGACCGGCTCCCAGCCGGTAATCACAATATTTCCATTAATTTGGCCGATTTCGGTGCCGGATTGTATTTCCTTCGGGCGCGTGTCCTGGAGGATGTCGCAGTCCAAAAACTGCTCTTTGTGAAATAA
- a CDS encoding carboxypeptidase regulatory-like domain-containing protein: protein MHPLRPNTYVPGLLVLLLALLAQDGFAQFDTLWTRQFTLTAAARVYSVAEISTGGYAAAGFIQAGQDNALLMVVNPLGDTLWTRTIGNSNASERAFDVVQLVDGTIVICGFSQSAFSLFVAGFSTNGQQLWYREFDPPGACQADAILPLADGGFWLLGRKPVAARGADFWLIRCNANGDSLFSNTFGTTGEDLPTHIFLGDNGTLDLIGSTRVPPASDNNFDFLRIELDETGALLHLDTVGTERWEQVHGAARDSVTGELLIVGERRVTTSDKDALALRMNAGGAVLWDQAFSDSFITERFTGAATYLEGGALFGGYVGGSSESSYRLWLVAVTSNGDTAWTWLGNETGRAFDDLIRTADGGFVACGRANVNAADRPLMWRVGPPSGISGFVRDRLTGEPIPGVRVQASSLPQYSVSDTLGRFTLSLPEGNYRIYSGGPCFTGDTLNDVDVQPNENTLADITVGVAHASVNHTTINVLAPNRGQGASELVVANAGSGDLVYRFETQAIRPAGNWLSVEPASGRIVPGDTLIAQVIVTADTTDDGNYDYFGEVRLLANSCPETLRVFDVLAVVLDADQAPALPSEFALYPAFPNPFNSATRLRFGLDHESDVSLRIYDVTGRTVATLLDRVRLSAGEHSLDFAPNGLASGLYFVRLEDRTRSESQRLLYLR, encoded by the coding sequence ATGCACCCTTTGCGTCCCAACACCTATGTTCCCGGACTGCTTGTCCTCCTGCTTGCCCTCCTGGCACAAGACGGGTTCGCCCAGTTTGACACCCTTTGGACACGGCAATTTACGCTGACGGCGGCTGCCCGTGTCTATTCGGTCGCCGAAATTAGCACCGGAGGCTATGCCGCCGCTGGTTTCATCCAGGCCGGGCAGGACAATGCCCTGCTCATGGTCGTTAATCCGCTCGGTGACACCCTCTGGACGCGGACAATCGGCAACTCCAATGCCAGCGAACGCGCGTTCGATGTCGTCCAGCTCGTGGACGGGACCATCGTCATTTGCGGTTTCAGCCAATCGGCCTTCTCACTCTTCGTGGCGGGCTTCTCGACCAATGGCCAACAGCTATGGTACCGCGAATTCGATCCGCCGGGTGCCTGCCAGGCCGATGCCATTCTGCCGCTCGCCGATGGCGGATTCTGGCTCTTGGGCCGCAAACCCGTGGCCGCGCGCGGCGCTGATTTCTGGCTCATCCGCTGCAATGCCAACGGTGACTCCCTCTTCTCCAACACCTTCGGCACCACCGGCGAAGACCTACCCACGCACATCTTCCTCGGCGACAACGGCACCCTCGATCTGATTGGCAGCACCCGGGTACCGCCGGCGTCCGATAACAACTTCGACTTCCTCCGCATCGAGCTCGACGAAACCGGCGCATTGCTCCATCTCGATACCGTCGGCACCGAACGCTGGGAACAGGTGCATGGCGCCGCCCGGGATTCTGTGACTGGTGAACTCCTCATCGTCGGCGAACGACGGGTCACGACCTCCGATAAGGACGCCCTGGCCCTACGAATGAACGCGGGCGGAGCCGTGCTCTGGGATCAGGCCTTCTCCGACAGCTTCATTACCGAACGCTTCACCGGAGCCGCAACCTATCTCGAGGGCGGAGCCCTCTTCGGCGGTTACGTCGGCGGATCCAGCGAAAGCTCCTACCGCCTCTGGCTGGTCGCCGTAACCTCTAACGGCGATACGGCCTGGACTTGGCTCGGTAACGAAACAGGGCGGGCTTTTGACGATTTGATCCGCACTGCCGATGGCGGCTTTGTAGCCTGCGGTCGAGCCAACGTAAACGCCGCCGACCGCCCGCTCATGTGGCGCGTTGGTCCGCCATCCGGAATCTCTGGCTTCGTCCGCGATCGCCTTACCGGTGAACCAATTCCCGGCGTCCGCGTCCAAGCATCGAGCCTCCCGCAATATTCCGTCTCCGACACGCTTGGCCGATTCACGCTCTCGTTGCCCGAGGGCAACTATCGTATCTACAGCGGTGGACCCTGCTTCACCGGGGATACCCTCAACGACGTGGATGTCCAGCCCAATGAAAATACTCTGGCGGACATCACGGTCGGCGTAGCGCACGCGTCAGTGAACCACACCACGATCAATGTCCTCGCCCCCAACCGTGGACAAGGCGCGTCTGAGCTGGTCGTTGCCAATGCGGGAAGCGGTGATTTGGTCTATCGTTTCGAGACCCAGGCGATCCGCCCGGCTGGAAACTGGCTGTCCGTCGAACCGGCGTCCGGTCGTATCGTCCCCGGCGACACGCTGATCGCCCAAGTTATCGTCACGGCCGACACAACCGACGATGGCAACTATGACTACTTCGGCGAGGTGCGGCTGTTGGCGAACTCCTGTCCGGAAACGCTGCGTGTCTTTGATGTTCTGGCTGTTGTGCTCGACGCCGATCAGGCCCCGGCCCTGCCGTCCGAGTTTGCCCTTTATCCTGCCTTTCCCAATCCGTTCAATAGCGCGACCCGCCTGCGGTTCGGTCTTGACCATGAGAGCGATGTGTCCCTGCGCATCTACGATGTTACAGGGCGCACCGTCGCCACGCTGCTCGACCGTGTTCGCCTGTCCGCCGGGGAACACTCGTTGGATTTCGCACCCAACGGATTGGCCTCAGGCCTCTACTTCGTGCGGCTCGAAGACCGCACCCGCAGCGAGTCCCAGCGCCTCCTCTATCTCCGCTAA
- a CDS encoding right-handed parallel beta-helix repeat-containing protein, whose protein sequence is MRPGGVAQVIGFVAVFWLAIGAQVAVVRADALFVRGAVSGEWSAPTDTVIIDSFAWVPAAETLRIAPGMVVAFSGRFSLLVTGTLLAEGTATDSIYVQRTPLHDPLGHLGVRFRQTQTVSRLAHVVIEDGFANLGGDERFGGALEVYFAEIVLDSCWLRENRARIDGGAIYGREAATLTIRDCIFSGDSTRFGAGGAILSRSNGTLRLERCEFYGNKAITHGGALAMESGVQVELTDCRFHNNRALQRGGAVQLRGTPGTGFARGCVFDQNAADIGGALYLENTRATLEACSLRWSGARLGGAVALRGLNNQATLRRLTIHDNLASAEGGALHIADNARCTVENSVIMRNDALQGGGVYVAAGTIATLRYLTTTDNHATDGREFYFGGGGLLTSSIVSGLESLIHLAPGASPQLFRSNIYASVGDELTGFVVPWLLDMTRVNVALVPCDTFRNISADPQFADAALDDYRLLDGSPCLFGADTSGAVRFDYSGDSRPQPSGSWPDMGAFESAAALPSGEYCGFQSGVWYPGDYVIGCTLRVAEVDTLLIMAGTRVMFAPGASLHVDGTLLALGTDLDSIVFDRYFELPGSTWNGIVLGATSRTRFEYTAVRRVIGVPAIELRGTSVELRHCSITDNDNRHGDGGGLYAPGAAHALLQSCAFTDNIAGGGGAVSMTLGSLTTESSLFRGNEAALDVFGDQAHGGAIAAQSITVRDSRFADCRGFLGGAVAADSAVIYDSEFEGCWAARGGALAVRRQLNLDNVTFRGNEARLDGGALALAAITVDHSSQYFANHAAQGGAISLSDSAAYVGDSVVWRGNIAEQGGAVYARTAATSEVVASELHGNLAELGGALYCDRGVTQFTLCLFDSNTADAGGAVYLDNGLLRLQRSTCVNQQSAAAGSVAHARLGSTLIMNSTILADNGADPLNVVEHTDYQHILCDVPTYFGAATRTNFNGDTCDAAFNLIADPEFVDAGARDYRLTTASPAIQAGDPLWPPDADGTRSDIGYSAGVRPYVVPTPFNVTAPERGAHFVTDDSIRFAWNESRDGDPGDTVSYRLHLTGEVDSVIATGGARSVVLTLDRGQYEWWVEAQSLRPETAQVSYERRGLTVADAALGAGDAELPGEFAVTMAGPNPFNSMTRLDVALPHPAHVTLLIYDVLGRTVQTIERDYTAGVHGLSLSAQQLSTGFYWAEVRAGEQMRRVKLAVIR, encoded by the coding sequence ATGCGCCCCGGTGGTGTTGCTCAAGTAATCGGCTTTGTGGCGGTGTTTTGGCTGGCGATCGGCGCGCAAGTGGCGGTCGTTCGAGCGGACGCTCTGTTTGTGCGCGGGGCTGTGTCGGGGGAGTGGAGCGCACCGACGGACACGGTGATTATAGATAGCTTTGCGTGGGTCCCGGCGGCAGAAACGCTCAGGATAGCGCCCGGAATGGTCGTGGCCTTCTCCGGGCGTTTTTCGTTGTTGGTCACCGGCACGCTGCTGGCTGAGGGCACGGCGACAGATTCGATTTATGTTCAGCGTACTCCGCTGCACGATCCGTTGGGGCATTTGGGTGTGCGATTCCGGCAGACGCAAACGGTATCGCGGTTGGCCCACGTGGTGATCGAGGACGGATTCGCGAATTTGGGCGGCGACGAGCGTTTCGGCGGCGCACTTGAAGTGTACTTTGCGGAGATTGTACTGGACTCGTGCTGGCTGCGGGAGAATCGCGCGCGCATAGACGGCGGCGCGATCTACGGCCGCGAGGCCGCGACGCTGACGATCCGCGATTGTATTTTCAGCGGGGACAGCACGCGATTCGGCGCAGGCGGCGCGATTCTTTCGCGTTCGAACGGAACGCTACGCCTTGAGCGCTGCGAGTTCTATGGCAATAAGGCGATCACCCACGGCGGCGCGCTCGCGATGGAGAGCGGCGTTCAGGTGGAACTCACAGACTGCCGTTTTCACAACAATCGGGCGCTGCAACGAGGCGGCGCTGTGCAACTGCGCGGCACTCCGGGGACGGGGTTCGCACGGGGCTGTGTATTTGATCAGAATGCGGCGGACATCGGCGGCGCGCTGTATCTTGAGAACACGCGCGCGACCCTTGAAGCCTGTTCGCTGCGCTGGAGCGGGGCACGGCTGGGCGGCGCGGTGGCGCTCCGCGGTTTGAACAATCAGGCGACGCTGCGGCGGCTGACGATCCACGACAATTTGGCCAGCGCGGAGGGCGGCGCTCTGCATATCGCCGATAACGCACGGTGTACGGTTGAGAATTCGGTGATCATGCGCAACGACGCGCTGCAAGGCGGCGGCGTCTACGTCGCGGCGGGCACGATAGCGACGTTGCGGTATTTGACGACGACCGACAATCACGCGACCGATGGGCGCGAGTTCTATTTCGGCGGCGGCGGCCTGCTGACCAGTTCGATCGTGTCCGGACTCGAGAGTCTGATCCATCTTGCGCCGGGTGCTTCTCCGCAACTTTTTCGATCTAATATTTACGCGTCTGTGGGCGATGAGTTGACCGGATTTGTCGTGCCGTGGCTACTGGACATGACGCGGGTCAATGTGGCGCTGGTGCCGTGTGACACGTTTCGCAACATATCGGCAGATCCACAGTTTGCGGACGCAGCGCTGGACGATTACCGGTTACTGGATGGAAGCCCGTGCCTCTTTGGAGCGGATACGAGCGGCGCGGTTCGGTTTGACTATAGCGGCGATTCGCGCCCGCAGCCAAGCGGAAGTTGGCCCGACATGGGCGCGTTTGAGAGTGCGGCGGCATTGCCGAGCGGTGAGTATTGCGGCTTTCAGAGCGGGGTGTGGTATCCGGGCGACTACGTCATCGGATGCACGTTGCGCGTGGCCGAGGTTGATACCCTGCTGATCATGGCGGGAACGCGGGTGATGTTTGCACCGGGGGCCAGCCTGCACGTTGACGGCACGCTGCTGGCCTTGGGGACAGATCTCGACTCGATTGTGTTCGACCGCTATTTTGAATTGCCGGGCTCGACTTGGAACGGTATCGTGCTCGGCGCGACGTCACGGACTCGATTCGAGTACACGGCGGTGCGGCGCGTGATCGGCGTTCCGGCCATTGAGCTGCGCGGAACGTCGGTGGAATTGCGGCATTGTTCGATCACCGACAATGACAACAGGCACGGTGATGGGGGCGGGCTTTACGCGCCAGGAGCTGCCCACGCGCTGTTGCAGTCGTGCGCGTTCACGGACAATATTGCCGGAGGCGGCGGCGCGGTGAGCATGACGCTGGGCAGTTTGACCACGGAGAGCAGCCTGTTTCGCGGGAATGAGGCCGCGCTCGATGTGTTCGGTGATCAGGCACACGGCGGCGCGATTGCCGCGCAGAGTATCACCGTGCGCGATAGCCGTTTTGCCGACTGCCGCGGCTTCCTGGGCGGCGCGGTTGCGGCCGATTCGGCGGTGATTTACGATAGCGAATTTGAAGGGTGTTGGGCGGCGCGCGGCGGCGCGTTGGCGGTGCGGCGGCAACTCAACTTGGATAATGTAACCTTTCGCGGGAATGAAGCGCGGCTTGACGGTGGAGCGCTGGCGCTGGCGGCGATTACGGTTGATCATAGCAGTCAGTACTTTGCAAATCATGCGGCGCAAGGCGGCGCGATCAGCTTGAGCGACTCGGCCGCTTATGTAGGGGATTCGGTGGTATGGCGCGGCAATATTGCGGAGCAGGGCGGCGCGGTTTACGCACGCACTGCGGCGACGAGCGAAGTCGTTGCTTCGGAATTGCACGGGAATCTTGCTGAGCTTGGCGGTGCGCTGTATTGTGATCGCGGCGTGACGCAATTCACTCTGTGTCTGTTCGACAGTAATACGGCAGACGCAGGCGGCGCCGTATACCTTGACAACGGCCTGCTGCGGTTGCAGCGCAGTACGTGCGTGAACCAGCAATCAGCGGCGGCGGGCAGCGTCGCGCACGCTCGGTTAGGCAGCACGCTGATCATGAACTCGACGATTCTGGCCGATAACGGAGCCGATCCGCTCAACGTGGTAGAGCACACGGACTATCAGCATATTCTGTGTGATGTACCGACATATTTCGGTGCGGCGACGCGCACGAATTTCAACGGGGACACATGCGATGCGGCGTTCAATCTGATTGCGGATCCCGAGTTTGTTGATGCGGGGGCGCGCGACTACCGGTTGACGACGGCGAGTCCGGCGATTCAGGCGGGCGATCCGCTGTGGCCGCCGGATGCCGACGGAACGCGCTCGGATATCGGATATTCCGCGGGTGTGCGGCCCTATGTGGTACCGACGCCGTTTAACGTGACGGCGCCTGAGCGGGGAGCGCATTTTGTCACGGATGATTCCATCCGGTTTGCGTGGAACGAATCTCGCGACGGCGATCCGGGCGACACGGTGAGCTACCGTTTGCATTTGACGGGTGAAGTGGATTCGGTGATTGCGACGGGCGGTGCTCGCTCTGTTGTTCTGACGCTTGACCGAGGCCAATACGAATGGTGGGTCGAGGCGCAGTCGCTGCGGCCGGAGACGGCGCAAGTTAGTTATGAGCGGCGCGGCTTGACGGTGGCGGATGCGGCACTTGGTGCGGGCGACGCGGAGCTGCCGGGTGAATTTGCGGTGACCATGGCCGGACCGAATCCGTTTAACAGCATGACGCGGCTTGACGTGGCCCTACCCCACCCTGCGCATGTGACACTTTTGATTTATGATGTGCTGGGGCGCACGGTCCAGACGATCGAGCGTGACTATACGGCGGGAGTGCATGGGCTGTCGCTTTCCGCACAGCAGCTCAGCACGGGATTTTACTGGGCGGAAGTGCGCGCGGGCGAGCAGATGCGGCGCGTAAAGCTTGCGGTGATACGCTGA
- a CDS encoding dicarboxylate/amino acid:cation symporter — MKQPTPLHTKILVGLVAGLVCGLTANFLWAGAPLLDGVIRYGLAPLGQVFLRLIFMTVIPLIFCALALGVAELGDAKSLGRIGLRTFAFTLVATSISVLLGITATNWIKPGAGLDPEARASLMQTMTGKTVTTAVENAGKSKDWVQTLLDIIPKNPFADAALAFEEGYRGGGIMALMFFALFVGVALALGRNDRTQKFEEWLAGLYDVVMKMIGMGMKLAPYGVAALVFSVTAKLGVDVAFVLGKFVLVVLGVLALQFFGVYGFILRFVVGVNPWKFFHRIRDVILTAFSTSSSNVTLPTSLAAAETELKLPPKISRFVLTLGATANQNGTALYEGIVVLFLAQFFGVELSIGQQAMVVFAAVVAGIGTAGVPGGSLPVIVLILQSVGVPGEGIGIIVGVDRILDMSRTVVNVTGDITCAAYVAKAEGAWNEEI; from the coding sequence ATGAAACAGCCGACTCCTCTGCATACCAAGATTCTGGTCGGTCTCGTCGCGGGTCTGGTGTGCGGGCTCACGGCCAATTTTCTGTGGGCGGGTGCGCCGCTGCTCGACGGGGTGATCCGGTACGGTTTGGCGCCGTTGGGGCAGGTCTTTCTGCGCCTGATTTTCATGACGGTGATCCCGTTGATCTTTTGTGCGCTGGCGCTGGGCGTGGCGGAATTGGGCGATGCCAAGTCGTTGGGGCGCATCGGACTGCGGACATTCGCCTTCACGCTGGTGGCGACGTCCATTTCGGTGTTGCTGGGTATTACAGCGACGAATTGGATTAAGCCCGGCGCGGGACTTGATCCGGAGGCGCGTGCATCGCTCATGCAGACGATGACGGGCAAGACGGTGACGACGGCCGTTGAGAACGCGGGCAAGAGCAAGGATTGGGTGCAGACGCTGCTGGATATTATCCCCAAGAATCCATTTGCCGATGCGGCGCTGGCCTTTGAAGAGGGTTATCGCGGCGGTGGAATCATGGCGCTGATGTTTTTTGCGCTGTTCGTCGGCGTGGCCCTGGCATTGGGACGCAATGACCGCACGCAGAAGTTTGAAGAATGGCTGGCGGGGCTATACGACGTCGTGATGAAAATGATCGGCATGGGGATGAAACTCGCGCCGTACGGCGTGGCGGCGCTGGTATTCAGCGTGACCGCGAAGCTGGGCGTGGACGTCGCCTTTGTGTTGGGGAAATTCGTACTGGTGGTGCTGGGTGTGCTGGCGCTGCAATTTTTCGGGGTTTACGGATTCATCTTGCGTTTCGTGGTGGGTGTTAATCCGTGGAAGTTTTTCCACCGCATTCGCGATGTGATATTGACGGCGTTTTCGACAAGTTCGTCAAACGTGACGCTGCCGACGTCGCTGGCCGCAGCGGAAACGGAATTGAAGCTGCCGCCGAAAATATCCCGGTTTGTGTTGACGCTCGGCGCGACGGCGAATCAGAACGGCACGGCGCTTTATGAAGGTATCGTGGTGCTATTCCTCGCGCAATTTTTCGGTGTGGAGCTGTCCATAGGCCAGCAGGCGATGGTGGTTTTCGCTGCGGTCGTTGCGGGCATTGGGACGGCGGGCGTGCCGGGCGGATCGCTACCGGTGATTGTGCTGATCTTGCAGTCGGTAGGCGTGCCGGGTGAAGGCATCGGCATCATCGTCGGCGTGGACCGCATTCTCGACATGTCGCGGACAGTGGTGAACGTGACGGGGGACATTACCTGTGCCGCATATGTTGCCAAGGCGGAAGGCGCCTGGAACGAGGAGATTTAG